In Bacillus toyonensis BCT-7112, a single window of DNA contains:
- the prfB gene encoding peptide chain release factor 2 (programmed frameshift): MELVEIRQELEKMAKRLAAFRGSLDLPTKEKQIAELEEKMMGAGFWDDQQGAQTVINEANALKDMVGKFRQLDETFENLEVTHELLKEEYDEDLHEELESEVKGLIQEMNEYELQLLLSDPYDKNNAILELHPGAGGTESQDWGSMLLRMYTRWAEKRGFKVETVDYLPGDEAGIKSVTLLIKGHNAYGYLKAEKGVHRLVRISPFDSSGRRHTSFVSCEVVPEFNDEVEIEVRTEDLKIDTYRASGAGGQHINTTDSAVRITHTPTNTVVTCQSERSQIKNREHAMKMLKAKLYQKKLEEQQAQLDEIRGEQKEIGWGSQIRSYVFHPYSLVKDHRTNTEVGNVQAVMDGEIDPFIDAYLRSRI, from the exons ATGGAATTAGTAGAAATTAGACAGGAATTAGAGAAAATGGCTAAGAGATTAGCGGCTTTTAGGGGGTCTCTT GACCTCCCTACTAAGGAGAAACAAATTGCAGAATTAGAAGAAAAAATGATGGGCGCAGGATTTTGGGATGACCAACAAGGCGCTCAAACTGTAATTAACGAAGCAAATGCGTTAAAAGATATGGTTGGAAAGTTCCGTCAGTTAGACGAGACGTTCGAAAACTTAGAAGTAACGCATGAACTCTTAAAAGAAGAATATGATGAAGATTTACATGAGGAATTAGAATCGGAAGTAAAAGGCTTAATTCAAGAAATGAATGAGTATGAGCTTCAATTACTATTAAGTGATCCTTATGATAAAAATAATGCGATTTTAGAATTACACCCAGGTGCAGGTGGAACAGAGTCACAAGACTGGGGTTCTATGTTATTACGTATGTATACACGCTGGGCTGAAAAACGTGGATTTAAAGTAGAAACAGTTGACTACTTACCAGGTGATGAAGCCGGTATTAAGAGTGTTACTTTATTAATTAAAGGTCATAACGCTTACGGTTATTTAAAAGCAGAGAAAGGTGTACATCGTCTTGTACGTATTTCACCGTTCGATTCTTCAGGCCGTCGTCATACATCATTCGTATCTTGTGAAGTTGTACCTGAGTTCAATGATGAAGTTGAAATTGAAGTGCGTACAGAAGACTTAAAAATTGATACGTACCGTGCAAGTGGAGCTGGTGGACAGCACATTAATACGACAGATTCAGCAGTTCGTATTACGCATACACCGACAAATACGGTTGTAACGTGTCAGTCAGAGCGTTCTCAAATTAAAAACCGTGAGCATGCGATGAAAATGTTAAAAGCAAAATTATATCAAAAGAAATTAGAAGAGCAACAAGCACAATTAGATGAAATCCGCGGGGAACAAAAAGAAATTGGATGGGGCAGCCAAATTCGTTCTTACGTATTCCACCCGTATTCTCTTGTAAAAGACCATCGTACAAATACAGAAGTTGGTAACGTACAAGCAGTTATGGATGGAGAAATTGATCCATTTATTGATGCTTACTTACGTTCTCGCATCTAA